A genomic region of Desulfosarcina ovata subsp. ovata contains the following coding sequences:
- a CDS encoding PilZ domain-containing protein, producing the protein MLDQHHCGAMQHFSPGRQMEETARQKTISRTALRQPTDAIVSCRPYSSGGDGRMAEGVMRNFSSDGAYIETDRPFTPGTILIVRMIRYPTMTVDPETDERPRLICLAEVRWIQERMDDGRPCYGMGLRYID; encoded by the coding sequence GTGTTGGATCAACACCACTGCGGTGCCATGCAACATTTCTCACCTGGCAGGCAAATGGAAGAGACAGCGCGGCAAAAAACGATTTCACGGACAGCTTTGCGCCAGCCCACGGATGCCATCGTCAGCTGCCGGCCTTACTCCAGCGGTGGTGATGGGCGGATGGCAGAAGGGGTGATGCGTAATTTTTCCAGTGACGGTGCCTATATCGAGACGGACAGGCCTTTCACGCCGGGGACGATTCTCATTGTGCGCATGATTCGCTACCCCACCATGACGGTGGACCCGGAAACGGATGAGCGTCCACGATTGATCTGTCTGGCCGAGGTTCGCTGGATACAGGAACGGATGGACGATGGGCGGCCGTGCTATGGTATGGGATTGCGCTATATTGACTGA
- a CDS encoding glycogen synthase, with amino-acid sequence MEEKQSINGKSPHATPRILIVTPEVTFAPSGMGPDSLSICARAGGLGDICAAQIHALFERGVDVHLAMPNYRNVFKNSTHPTPALDIPQRPRKLPENRIHLAQDRSFYYHSRLFMDTSWETIRISLAFQREVINRIIPEVQPDLIHCYDWMTGLIPAMAKCVGIPCLFSFYRLDAPHLLLHTIEEQGIDAALFWQNCFFGRMPGSYEETRHSNPVDLLATGVFAAQWVGALSPTYLTSLTQSQSDLAPPVLKGELQRKMQDGRVRAVLPAPDPSFNPATDRALLRPYSPETHFSGKLFNKLQLQETLGLCMDSTVPICFWPTRLDSSRRGCRLMLNCLEEILQRYRHLQIVFVADGDGQSELANRIASLGAADRVAVCDFDARRYRLAYGGSDFVLMPLYLDPCALPCRIGQRYGALPIAFDAGAIHDCTAHLNWETGHGNGFLFRYFDATGFFWAIDQAMAFYRQPKDLRSREVQRIMRDSLEQANSDVTIEHVIELYSRAMDGAPVRFGHSDSDHSLIAA; translated from the coding sequence ATGGAAGAAAAACAGTCGATCAATGGTAAGTCGCCACATGCAACGCCCCGGATCCTGATTGTCACCCCGGAGGTCACCTTTGCCCCCTCCGGAATGGGGCCGGACTCCCTTTCCATCTGTGCCCGTGCCGGCGGATTGGGGGATATCTGCGCCGCCCAGATCCATGCCCTTTTCGAACGCGGTGTCGATGTCCACCTGGCCATGCCCAACTATCGCAATGTGTTTAAAAACAGCACCCATCCCACCCCGGCGCTGGATATCCCCCAGCGACCGCGGAAGCTGCCTGAAAACCGCATTCACCTGGCCCAGGACCGCTCCTTCTATTACCATTCCAGGCTATTTATGGATACCAGTTGGGAGACGATTCGAATTTCCCTGGCATTCCAGCGCGAGGTGATCAACCGGATCATCCCGGAGGTCCAGCCCGACCTGATCCACTGCTATGACTGGATGACGGGCCTGATTCCGGCCATGGCCAAATGTGTCGGCATTCCCTGCCTGTTCTCATTTTACCGGCTTGATGCGCCTCATCTCCTGCTCCATACCATCGAGGAACAAGGCATTGATGCGGCGCTTTTCTGGCAGAATTGCTTTTTTGGTCGCATGCCCGGCAGTTACGAGGAGACGCGGCACTCCAATCCAGTGGACCTGCTTGCCACCGGCGTGTTTGCCGCCCAATGGGTGGGGGCGTTGAGCCCGACCTATTTGACCAGCCTGACCCAAAGCCAGTCGGATCTGGCACCACCGGTACTCAAGGGAGAACTGCAAAGAAAGATGCAGGACGGCAGGGTTCGTGCGGTGTTGCCGGCCCCCGACCCTTCCTTCAACCCGGCCACAGACCGGGCGTTGCTGCGGCCCTACAGCCCGGAAACTCATTTTTCCGGTAAGCTATTCAATAAACTGCAGCTACAGGAAACCCTGGGACTTTGCATGGATTCCACAGTACCGATATGTTTCTGGCCCACCCGGCTGGACAGCTCGCGGCGCGGTTGCCGCCTGATGCTCAATTGCCTGGAGGAGATCCTGCAGCGCTATCGCCATCTGCAAATCGTTTTTGTTGCCGATGGCGATGGGCAGTCAGAACTGGCCAATCGGATCGCGTCCCTGGGGGCCGCCGACCGTGTGGCGGTATGCGACTTTGATGCCCGGCGATACCGTTTGGCCTATGGTGGTTCCGATTTCGTGTTGATGCCCCTTTACCTGGATCCCTGCGCACTCCCCTGTCGGATCGGCCAGCGTTACGGGGCGCTGCCCATCGCCTTTGATGCCGGTGCAATCCACGACTGCACCGCCCATCTGAACTGGGAGACCGGTCACGGCAACGGATTTCTTTTCCGCTATTTCGATGCCACCGGTTTCTTCTGGGCCATCGATCAAGCCATGGCCTTTTATCGTCAGCCCAAGGACCTGCGGTCCCGTGAGGTGCAGCGCATCATGCGTGACAGCCTGGAGCAGGCGAATTCAGATGTAACCATTGAACATGTCATTGAACTCTATTCCCGGGCCATGGACGGGGCACCGGTGCGGTTTGGCCACAGCGATAGCGACCACTCTCTGATTGCGGCGTAG